One Microbacter margulisiae genomic window carries:
- a CDS encoding nucleotidyltransferase domain-containing protein, with protein MHLIFCPMRLTQFEINTIVTLAQRHFSESVRVYLFGSRVDDQLKGGDIDLMIQHPDESQLTIRKKILYLVDLKRILGDRKIDVVFDNGLTRSKQSFYKSIQQHSLLLSES; from the coding sequence TTGCATTTGATTTTTTGCCCGATGCGGTTAACCCAGTTTGAAATCAATACGATCGTAACCCTTGCTCAAAGACATTTTTCTGAAAGCGTCAGGGTTTATTTGTTTGGTTCGCGTGTGGATGATCAACTCAAAGGAGGAGATATCGACCTGATGATTCAACATCCTGACGAATCGCAACTGACAATAAGAAAAAAAATCCTTTATTTGGTTGATCTGAAACGTATATTGGGCGATCGTAAAATCGATGTTGTTTTTGATAATGGGTTAACACGATCTAAACAGTCATTCTATAAATCTATACAACAGCACTCCCTTCTGCTATCCGAATCATGA